ATCGTAGTGGTGACCGACCGAAATGACCTTGATGGTCAGCTTTACAATACGTTCGGGATGGCACAAGAGACGTTAAAGCAGATCCCACAGCAAGCAGATGATCGTGATGCATTACGTGAACTGCTTTTAAATCGCCAATCTGGCGGCATCATCTTCACGACGATTCAAAAGTTTGCTTTATTAGATGAAGAGACAGAGCACCCTAGACTGTCTGAGCGAAGTAATATCGTGGTTGTTTCTGATGAGGCGCACCGAAGCCAATATGGCAATAAGTCAAAGATGGTTGAGGTGAAAGACAAAAACGGCACTGTAACGGGTCATAAGTACGTTTATGGTTATTCCAAGTACATGCGTGACGCACTGCCTAATGCTTCGTTTATCGGTTTTACAGGCACGCCTATCGCGATGGATGACAAAGACACGCGTGGTGTTTTTGGTGAGTATGTCTCTATCTATGATATTCAAGATGCCGTTGATGATGGTGCTACGGTCCCTATCTATTATGAGTCCCGACTTGCTAAGCTTGATATTAATCAAGATGAAATTGAGCAGCTTAACGATAAAGTTGAAGGTGAAATCGGTGAAGATGAAGAAACGGCAGCTCGTGAAAAAGTAAAATCAGAATGGGCAACGCTAGAAAAGCTGGTAGGCGCAGAGCCTCGCATTAAGCAGGTTGCGAAAGATTTGGTACATCACTTTACTACTCGAACCTCTACTTTTCCCGGCAAGGCAATGATTGTCTCTATGAGCCGAGAAATCTGTGTCGACCTCTATGACGCAATCGTAGCGATAAAGCCTGCGTGGCATCACCCAGATACCGATAAAGGCGCTATAAAGATAGTGATGACAGGCTCCGCATCAGATAAAGAAAAGATGCAGCCTCATATTCATGATAAGAAAACCAAGAAGCTATTCGAGAAGCGTTACAAAGATACTGACGATGAGCTTCAACTCGTTATTGTTCGAGACATGTGGCTAACAGGATTCGATGCGCCTTGTTGTCATACCATGTATATCGACAAACCAATGAAAGGGCATAACCTGATGCAGGCGATTGCTCGTGTAAACCGAGTCTTTAAAGATAAGCCCGGTGGCTTGGTTGTCGATTATATTGGTATTGCTAATGAGCTTAAAAATGCACTAAAAACCTATACCAATAGCCAAGGGAAAGGCCAGCCAACAATTGATACAGCGGAAGCGTTTGCAGTATTGATGGAGAAGGTTGATATCATTCGAGGGATGTTTGCAACGCCTGTTGATACAACGGTATTTAACTACCGACCTGACTTTGAAACAGATGCATTGCGGTTGTTGCCGGGAGCGGTAAACCATTTGTCTGGTTTGTCTCACACAAATGCTAATGGCAAGGAAGTTAGGGATGGTAAGAGACGTTTTCTAGATGTGATGGCTGCACTTACTAAAGCATATTCCCTATGTAGCACTATGGATGAAACTCAAGGCTACAAAAATGAGATAGCTTTCTATTCAGCGATTAAAGCTGCGTATTCGAAAATGAATCCGGCAAAAAAGATTAATAAAGAAAAGCAAAACTCGGCACTGAAACTCATTCTTGATAATGCGGTTATAGCTGATGGTGTCGATGACATCTTCTCTATGGTTGGGCTTGATAAGCCAAATATCGGGCTTCTCTCTGAAGAGTTCTTAGAAGATGTTAAGAACATGAAAGAGAAGAACCTTGCCGTAGAGCTGTTAGAAAAGCTGCTTCGTGATGAGGTTAAATCTCGCATGAAGAACGACGTCGTACAGGAGAAGAAATACTCTGAACGTATTATGTCGACGCTTCAAAAATATCATAACCGCAGCATTGAAACGGCTCAAGTTATCGAAGAGTTGATTCAGTGGGCGAAAGAGATGCAAGAAGATGGAGAGTTACTAGACAAGCTCAACCTCTCTGTCGACGAAATAGCTTTCTATCGCGCATTGGTCGACAATGAATCCTCGGTTAGAGAACTTGGTAACGACAACTTACGTAAGCTTGCTATTGAATTGACTCATCAACTGCGCAAGTCTGCCACTGTTGATTGGCAAAAGAGAGATAGTGTTCGTGCTCGCATGCGCAACCTCGTTCGTCGGTTATTACGTAGATGGAAATACCCGCCTGATGCGGCAGAAGAAGCAATTAAGCTTGTGCTAGAGCAAGCAGAAGTGCTGGCAGATGGTTGGTATGCGACTTAAGTAGAATAAAGGCAAGGTGTGAAAGCCTTGCCTTTTGCGTATTTATTTATTACTGATTTTCATAAGGTGTTATGTATTGCTCGGTTCAGAATACATAAAGTAATGAGTTGAGAGTTATTTAGACCATCGACTCTAAATGATTTCTGTCCAGAAATGAGCTACGTGTACAGGTCACAGACTGTGATCACCAAGCGATTCTGTCGTACCTTAATTACCAAGCGACTTTGTCATTACAATAACTACCGAGGGAAAATGATGCCAAACAAGGTTTTACCTTACGATGAAGGAGCTGCTGCGTACAGGCGTCGCGTTCCGTTTACATTGAATCCATACGATGAGTCAGATTGGAAAAACTCGGAATGGGACAAAGGTTGGATGGCTGAGTTTGATATGGACACTAGCGATTCTTACGATTGGGCTTCTAACACATTTAAGGATTAGTGGGGAGATTAGGCCGTGGTACGCACTCATACCAAATTTAATCAGCCAGCGAACAGAGTAGGTGCGCTTCTAACGCTAGATGAACTCTTAGTTCGTAACGATGCAAAAGAGTGTATTGATAGCTTAGAACTTGGTTTGAATGTTTCGGTTTGATTAACTCCATTACTTCCAGTCCTCGCAAACTTTCGAGCCATTGGCAGAATCAGTTCGAGTACAAGCCAAACATCGTAAGATAGCCCACCATACCATTCACCGCCATGGTCGTTGTTGCACACAAAGACACGGTTGTGTCGAGAGGACAGCCCCGTAGCTTAGTTGCGATCTGAAAAGGAAGAATAAGCACTGCCAGCCCCCCCTGCACCACAAAAATTTGCATCAGTGGGTCAAACAAGGAGAGAGAAATAGTTTGAGTTTGAGCCGCAGACACAATTGCGCCCCAAATAGTTTGCGGCATATTCAATTTGAATGCCAGCAAGGTACCGATAAGTAAAGTCGCGACAGCAAACCAAGGAGAGCGGATTGCCGTAGGAAAGAGACGAAACCACGTCGAAACCAATAACAAATTCACGAGCACAACGACAGATAGTTGAGCAACCATCGCCAGCGCCTCTAGAACATAACTATCTAACTGCAAATGAATACCGGCAGTCGCATGCAAACCAACACCAACGCCAGAACCAATAGTCAGCATCTTGATTAAATTGGATTTCAACCAGTCAGAAGACAGGATGTAGTAGCCAAGGTAAAGCGGGGTTCCGAGGCTAAGTTGAGTTAAGAAAAAGTCTGCGCTTCGACTTGCGCGCAAGACAAGCACCAAATAACCAAAAGAGACCAGCAATAATGTGGCGTAAAGAATTTCCCATCGACATTCTTTTACTTTAAACATTGCTGGTCTCCTCAAATTAAATGACCGACTTGTCAGTCAGATACGACTTACATCGCGTAAAGCTCGTCAATCGCCTCATCAACTTTTGATGTCATGGCGCTCACATCCTCAGTAGGCACTAGGAAACCGCTAAGATCTTCAACCCACTGACTAAAGTCAGCCAGATAGCTTTGCGCGACTGTAAAATCTCCATTGGCAATATGGATATCTATAATATCTATACGATACAACAATATACCTTCAGTTGAGTCATAGATATCTGCAATTTGAACGATCGCTCGTAACTCTGCCAAGTGGACTGACAGAGGAAAATGACAAACTTTATTGTAGTTGAACGGCAGCGTGACCACTGTGGATATTTATCGTCATCTAGGGCTTGGCCGTCAGAAGGTAAGCAAGGTTTTTCAAGACTATTTGAAAGCCAACCCAGACTCGATGATTTATGTTCCAGCGAAGCGCAAATACTTAGCTGCCCCAGATTTTAAACCTTGTTTCCTTGGTGATATCAAAGCTGGCGAGTTTTTGGATGCGCTAATGGTGGTATTTGGTGTCACTGAAGTAGAAGAAAGTAACTAAAGCAGCATAGCTCTTAATACTTCAATCGTTATACCTCTGCCTTGAACCTTCTAGCATTGAGCTGAAGGTTCTTATCTAAGTCTTCTATGACCTCACCTTTAGCCGCCAACATTTCCTCAGCTTCCCCTTGATGTCCCATAGTAAAGAACAGTGAACTAGGCGCTTGACCTGTTGTTGCCGTGATATAGGCGCGAGCATCACTGAAGTAAGGAAGAATGGTGCTCAACTGATTAATGTCGAGCACTTCTTGAAGGCCAAGGTAGTACGCTTCGATTCTCTGCTCTGCCTCAGAGTAAGTGATCTTTTCAAGTTTCGCATAAGCTAACCAAAGGACGATGTTTTCTTGGATAGCTTCGGTAATTTCTGATTTCATACACCTGATTGTTCTAAGTGAACGGTTTTAGTTAGCGATTGTCTTTATTAAACATAACCAGATCTCATTAAAGATGCACGAGTTATCCCCTTGCTTG
Above is a genomic segment from Vibrio sp. 10N containing:
- a CDS encoding type I restriction endonuclease subunit R, with amino-acid sequence MITEDQLEQECIRWFTDQGYLYKNGYDIAPDGDSPERDDYHQVVLKQRLLNQLEIINPELPIEALNDVVNTVSSPDTPILIKNNRAFHKFVIEGVPVEYTAVEDGESKTKHTHAQLMDFTTADNNEFLIVNQFTITGTKGNRRPDVVVFINGLPISVIELKNPADEHADIWNAFNQLQTYKDEISDLFVFNEALIVSDGWTARVGSLTANKERFLPWKTVSTEDDRPLLEFQLETMVRGFFKQDLLLDYIRYFVLFETDNDKIIKKIAGYHQFHAVRAAVEATVRAANTSGNFLESTIPALEKIKQGSGKAGVVWHTQGSGKSISMVCYASKLLQQASMNNPTIVVVTDRNDLDGQLYNTFGMAQETLKQIPQQADDRDALRELLLNRQSGGIIFTTIQKFALLDEETEHPRLSERSNIVVVSDEAHRSQYGNKSKMVEVKDKNGTVTGHKYVYGYSKYMRDALPNASFIGFTGTPIAMDDKDTRGVFGEYVSIYDIQDAVDDGATVPIYYESRLAKLDINQDEIEQLNDKVEGEIGEDEETAAREKVKSEWATLEKLVGAEPRIKQVAKDLVHHFTTRTSTFPGKAMIVSMSREICVDLYDAIVAIKPAWHHPDTDKGAIKIVMTGSASDKEKMQPHIHDKKTKKLFEKRYKDTDDELQLVIVRDMWLTGFDAPCCHTMYIDKPMKGHNLMQAIARVNRVFKDKPGGLVVDYIGIANELKNALKTYTNSQGKGQPTIDTAEAFAVLMEKVDIIRGMFATPVDTTVFNYRPDFETDALRLLPGAVNHLSGLSHTNANGKEVRDGKRRFLDVMAALTKAYSLCSTMDETQGYKNEIAFYSAIKAAYSKMNPAKKINKEKQNSALKLILDNAVIADGVDDIFSMVGLDKPNIGLLSEEFLEDVKNMKEKNLAVELLEKLLRDEVKSRMKNDVVQEKKYSERIMSTLQKYHNRSIETAQVIEELIQWAKEMQEDGELLDKLNLSVDEIAFYRALVDNESSVRELGNDNLRKLAIELTHQLRKSATVDWQKRDSVRARMRNLVRRLLRRWKYPPDAAEEAIKLVLEQAEVLADGWYAT